The Geobacter sp. genomic interval CCTGCTGGTGCAGCATTTTATTGAGGTCTTTAACAGAGAATTCAACAAATGTGTCAAGGGTGTTTCCAGCATGGCGGAAAAGATGCTTGTTGACTATGGCTGGCCGGGTAACATCAGGGAATTGAAGAACGTGGTTGAACGGGCCATAATCCTTGGTAATGAAGATACGCTGCTCCTTGAACACCTTCCCCTTGAGATCGTTGCAAAATCGTCTTCTTCCGTTACTCCACCGACTACCACGTTCAAACTTCCCCCTGAAGGTGTTGATATTGAGGAGGTTGAGAAAGAACTGATTCGTCAAGCATTGGAGAATTGCGACTGGAATCAGTCAAAGGCGGCAAAAAAGCTCAGCCTGGGTATTGATGCATTTCGTTACCGGATGAAAAAATTTGGCTTTCTTAAATGAAAGACATTAAATAATATTGTGTGTGAATTGAACATCCAGCGGATGGATTTGCTGCGGTAAAGGCGTAAATTATCAATGAATACTGACTGGTTACGCTGTGTCGTAGAGTGGGCACTTAAGTTGCATATAGTATTCTTAACTGATCGAAACATTACATCACAAGTGACAAATCTCCAATAAATCCGGAGGAAATAATATGGCGGCACATGTTCAGAGGAAAATGGCACTGCTGGTCATCTCGCTGTTTGTAGCGGTCATTTCGCTACCCATGGCTGCCGCAGATGTGCTTGCCTTACAAGCTACTCCGTTGCAGCCGATTACCCAAGCGGTCAGGACACCGATTCGCATCGCCATGAATAGCGATGGGAGCGGGGGCTTTTTTGTTACTGACCCGCGTAGTGGCGGTGTGTTGAAATTCAATGCTGCCGGCGAGTTTTTGCAGAAAATTGGTACGGCCGGGGTGCCGCAAGGTATCGCAGTCAAGAGCAATGGCGATTTGGTAGTGAGCCAGGGAAGCTTTGCTGCGATTATCGATGCGGTTTCGGGTGTGGAAAAGAAGCGGCTTGGGCTTTCCGGGGTGGCAACGCAGTTTCAATTTGCCGATGGGGTAGCTGTAGATAACGAAGGTAATATTTATGTTGTTGATTCTAAAGGGTGTAATGTCAAGAAATATGATGCGTCCGGAGAGTATCTTCTGCAATTCGGTTCGGCAGGGACAGGCAGTACGCAGTTTTCCTATCCGTCGGGCATAGCGTACGAGCAGAACTCGCAGCTTTTGGCAGTTGTTGATACGCTGAACAAGAAAATCAAATTTTACAGCAAAGCGGGTGTCTATCAGAGCGTCATAGGAATTTCCCAGATTGGCTCTCTTGGCGCTTTGGAGTTTCAGTCGCCGCAAGGCGTGGCATTTGAGTACTCTACCGGCACTCCGCGCATGTATGTGGCTGATGCCTATAACAGCACTGTCCAGGCCATAGATGTGGTGGGCACGGGGTCGTTCGTTGCCTTTATCGGTGACTACGGGACCTCAAACGGCCAGTTGATGATACCGTCTGATGTTGCTTTTGACCAGGTCAACAAGCGGTTGATCGTGGCCAATGGGTACGGCAATGTAACGCTGTACGGGATCGATGGGGGCTCGACACCGATTTCCTCAGTAATCGCCGCTCCGGTGCTGTCAGTGAATCCGCCGCTTTCGATTGTGAACACTGCGACTGCCGCGCTGGATGGGACTGTGACTTCCGGATCGTATGTGTCATGTGTCCTGAATGGTGCTCAGGCGTTTTCAGCCAGTGTTGTCGGGACTTCGTGGAGTTGCACGGTAACCGGGCTGCAGTCCGGGGCTAATGCCATCGAAGTGGTGGCCAGGAATGCCTCTCCCGTTGCAGTAAGCAAGCAGTACAGTATCTCATATCTCGCCGGCGGGCCTTCGCTTCGCGTAAATCCCCTTTCTGAGTATGTCAGTGCCAGTCCCCTGACTATAGACGGTACGGTCGATCCTGGCGCTACCGTTCAGGTGTGCAATGCCACGACATCCGTGTGCGGTTCAGCCGTAGTTACCAGCGGGAACTGGAGTTACAACCAGCTTGCCCTGGTCCCTGGTGTGAACAGTATTCAGGTGTCTGCGGTACTTGGTGGTACTTCCATGAAGGCAGTCAGCACCAAATTTGATAACGTAGCGCCGGTCGTTGTGCTGTCGACGGTGACCAATGCGGCAACGGTCAATAATCAGGTTGTCAACGTGACCGGCACGGTTCAGGATTCGTACCTGAAGGATGTGCAGGTGAACGGACAGACCGTATCGGTCAATAATGGTGTATTCAGCGCTGCTGTTGCTGGAGTGACTGAACTGCATGTTGTCGCAACTGACTTGGCGAACAATGTGACCACAATCGATCGCACTGGAATAATTTATGACAGTAGCAAGACGAAACTGAGCGTGACTTCACATGCAGATGGGGCCATAGTCACGGCATCTTCGCAAATGGTTTCTGGCACTGCGGACAAAGGGGCAACCGTAACGGTTGGTTCCACCAGTGTACCGGTCTCCAGTGGTGTCTGGTCTTCGAACGTTACTCTTAGTTCTGGGATGAACGATATCCAGATAGTTGCAGCAGATGGATGCAGAACCAAGCTCACTTTGTTCCTTGATGCTGCAAAGCCTGCCCTTGCAGTGTCGGCGCCAAGGGTTGACGTTGCAACAAACCAGGCTGTTTATCAGGTTGCCGGGAAGGTTGATGCCGCAGCGAGTCTTTCCTACAATGGCACCACTCAGACCAGCGAAGTTCCCTTTGCGCTTTCCTTTAGCCAGGAAGGGCCTTACTCTGTACTGTTGGCTGCAGATGACGGTAATGGCAACGTGAGTTACTCGGTAAGAAATATTCTGTACGACGTGACTCCTCCATCACTGACCGTCAGCAGCGCGACAGCTCAGACAACAACTTTGAGCGGGACTGCTGAACCGGGGGCTTCTGTTGTTGTCAGGGCGCTTGATACCGGTGCCATTGTCGGAACGGTTACTGCGGTGAACAACAACTGGACTGCTAACCTCGGTTCTGCCAGGGATCCGTTGAATCTCATCGTTTCTGCGACGGATGCCGCTGGGAATATAATGAAGAAAACCTCCTTTGCTCCCGATGGAAATATTAACTACCCGGTTGACCTTGTTGTGACCTTTGAAGATGCACGTTATTGTAATGATAAGGTTGTAGGAGTTGGTGCTGCACCTACCGATCTCGAAATTGCCCATGGTGATATTGGGCCGCTGCTGAACGGCCTGCCGAGCCCCAATGGGAAAATTGACATGAGCGATTGCGTCCTGATCCTCAGAAAAGCTGCTGGACTAACCGTGCCATTCTAAATTGTGTAGGATGTAGAGGCGTTAGGCAAGAATCGCGTAAGGAATATTCATGCTTTTTCAGGAGCGTGCTATGAACAATACGGCAGCCAGGAATCTTATCATTGCAGTAGCTATCTTGGTGTTATTACCATGTATAGCCTATGCAGATCACGTGGGGCAGTACACAGGCGGAGTATGCGGTGATTGCCATACTGCTCACAAGACTCTTGGCGGCATGTGGCAGAACAACATCTGCTTGAGCTGTCACAGGCTCGGGCGAACAGACCGATATGCCGATCAGCCCCAGATTACACCGTTCAGCCCATTGGATATGGCCGTAGCAGAAGGCCCCAGCAAGGGGACAGTGGAGGCGCGGAAAACCAAGTCTTCTCACAATTGGGAAGCATCTGATGATAACCCGCGTGCCGGCGCCCAACCTCCAACGAATACCGTCCTGAATTCGGGCAAGCATACAAGTACGCAGTATATTTATATCGGTAACTTGTACTGCTCGCGCTGCCATTCAGTACACGAAATTACGCAGCGACCTTTCCTTGCGGTCTCGAATGCCAATGATGCCCTCTGCGTTGACTGCCACAAGCCGAGAAACGTTACGAGCCACACCTACGGCTCGCACCCTGTTAATGTAGACTATGCAACGATCGCGACCCAGTATCCGAGTGAATATAACAACCCGCCAATAAATTCCAATCCCTTGAATGCTTCTTCCGCGATGAAACTGTCTCAGAACAAGGTTCAGTGTACGACATGTCACGGTGTTCACTTTGCCGATTCGAACAGTAGGACGTTCGATAACTGGACAAGTGCAATATTTAACGGGCTTTCCAGTTCTAAAGGTTTCCTCCTCAGAACTGATCTCAATGGCCAGACATCTGCCGACAGGAATATCTGTACCAACTGCCACCGGACCACGGACGAAAACGGGATTACGAATTCCAACCCCAATGCAAAGGTAAAAAATCATAACGGGAAAAAACAACAAAACATCCAGTGTGCCGACTGTCACGGTGGTCACGTCGATGAGGCAGATGGCTCTACGCCCAACCTGTTCCTTGTGCGCCGATACATGAATGTTTCGTCTGCGAGTGGCAGAACTCCGATGGTTGCCTACACCTCAGCTACCAACAAAAACTGGAACAAGAACCGTTTCGGGGTGTGCGTTGCCTGTCACCCGACACTTCCTCCCACTGTCTCACAGCACACGAGTACGGATGCGAATGTTTGTGTAACCTGCCATACGCACAAGCAGGGCTTCTCTGCTGATTGCACGACCTGCCACGGCTTCCCTCCCAAGGAGAATGTGGTTGGCGGTCCTTATGGCTATGGTGATGGTTATCAAAATCTGGCAGGCTATGTCGATGAGTCTCTGTCACCACACATGAGTCATGCCGGGGGGACCGTAGCTTCCCAGTATTCGGCATTTGTCTGCGACCAGTGCCATAAAGGGAACAACCACAATTCGATTCCCAATCTCACCTTCCAGGACGTATTCGTCGATAAAACCGGGATCATTGCCGGTGGATCGGCAACGTACAATGCAACTACACGCGAATGCTCCAACGTTTACTGTCACAGTAATGGGGCGCCAACTGGCGGAGCTCTTGTCTATCAGCCCGTAACATGGGCTAACAACAAAGGTTCTATCATTGATCAGCCCGGACGTTGCGGATCATGCCATAGCGCTACTCCTGCAACGAACGCTCACACCAAGCACCTGAGCTACAGTTATGGTTGTCAGAACTGCCATGCCACCACTGCTGCTACGAATACCACACTTGTCCCGGCAGCCCGTCTTACTGGTGGAGCTCATGTGAACTCTGTGAAGGACGTCCAGTTCTCCGGTACCATCGGCAGCAGCATCCTGTCCGGCTCCAACTGCTCAGCTGTCTACTGTCACAGTAACGGCAAAGGGGTATACTCCGCCTCTCCGGTCTGGACCGATCCGACAACAGGTCAGTGCGGTACGTGTCACACGACCGATACCATTGCAACCGGTGCACACCAGGCTCACCTCGCCACAGTTTACGGTCCAGTGCTGAACAACTCGGGAGCCCCGACATCCTGTAACAGCTGTCACACCTATCCGACTCAGCACGTTGATGGTACGGTGCAGGCCCCGCCGGTTGTCAACTGTACCGCATCATGCCATAAGAATGGCCTCGGAGTAGCTACCTGGCTCACCGGCAGAACTGGGGTGACGTGCGAAAGCTGCCACTCCGGTAATCTTTCGGTTATTTACAACATAACTGCTCCTGACAAGGGAATGGCAGCGACGACCGGCCATGGTAAACCGACAGGTGCAAACAAAGCATGTACCGAATGCCACGATAATACTTCTGCTCATATTGGTAGTGATCCTGCCTCACATACCAACAGGCTCGTAGCCAACCTGACAGGTCCCCTCAATACTGAGTGCAACTACTGCCACAATAACTTGGCGCGGGTGAACAACAAGACACAGTTCCTGAACATGAGTACCCATTTCAAGGTTAAGGGTGGTACGCAGGAGATGGAATGCTGGCAGTGTCATGAACTGCATGGCACATCGAATCTTTCCATGATAAAGTCGTCGATTGCATATCTCAATACGACAACGTGGACCATTACCTATACGAACCGGGATAATGGCTGGGTGAACCTTGACACAAATCGCGGTCTTTGCCAGGTTTGCCACACACATACCAAGTACTATCGTGCCGGTGTTGCTGAAACAGGGCACCCAATCAGTAACTGCTATAATTGCCACCCCCACAATGCCAAAGGTGGGGCATTTGCTCCGAGCGGCGCTTGCGACGCGTGTCACGGATATCCGCCCGTTCCGAAATCAGCTGTGCGCGGTCCGTACGATCCGGCTCTCTACAAGGCCACCTTTGGTACGTTCAACAATTACACGAATGCTCGCTTTGAAGATTACTCCGGTGGCGGTGGCGCTCACCTCAACCATGTACCGACCTATGCCAAAGCTACGGAAGGCTGGTCTAATTGTGCGATCTGCCATACTGGAGGCGATGCGAACAACTCGTCCTACCATGTCACCAGGATGCCGATTCGTAACTATATCAGTAATGTCACCATCAAGATTGACCAGCGTGTGAATTTCAACAATTCGCTACAAATTATCTACTCTGGTGCCAGACTGGTTAATCCGCCGCTTGTAAACAGCACGGGGAGTTGTATCAACGTCGGTTGTCACTTCCAGCCGACTCCTCGTTGGAGTAAAGATCGGTAATTATCCGCATATAATGGTCAACAGGGGGGGAGCGGGCAACCGCTCCCCCTATCTTTTTTCCCCTCCAACTACCCGATATCACCTGAGTTAATTCTAAAGTTTCTTTCATCCCCGGCGATATAAAGAATACTCATGCCCCTGATTTGGTTTCCTGTTTGCATAGATAACAGAAACGTAATCTTCCTATAATGAATTGTGTAGCAATAACCCAAAGGGTGTATGAAACCAGGTAATGATATCAATTTGTTGGGTCATGCGAATGCTTGCTGATTAAAAACTATTTAACTGTGATATCACTAGGTTATCGCTATATCACCGTTAGAAAGCCTGAATATTCAAGTAGTGGACTTGAGCCAGCTACCGCTGTGAAAGAAGGAGATGTGCATGAAAAATTTGAGAAGTGTTGGATGGCTGTTCATATTGACGTTTGTATGTTCATTCGTTATGCAGCATGCTGTCGGTTCGGATGCGCTTGCTGCGCCCCAGTATAATTTTACTTGCAGTTCGTGTCACAGTATGCCGCCAATCGATGCAACGAGTCGTGATCCGAACACGGGAGGCTTCGTCGGGAGTCACCAGACGCACCAGCCGGCAGGTGCGGTGATAGAAAACTGCGCCGTCTGCCATAATGCCTCGGGCTACACCACGAGTCACATGAATGGGCAGATCTCTTTCAAGAAGACCATCAATGGTTCGCCGAAGGCGGGAGCCACCTACACCTCAGCCGGACTGACCGACGCCGGCACCTACACGTTCAAGAACCAGACCTCGGTACCGACACTGGGGAGCTGCACCAACGTCAACTGTCACTTTGAAGCCACCACCCCGACTTGGGGCGGTACCCTCTACAGCTACACCAGCAGCACGGTCAACGACTGCGACCAGTGCCACGGCATGCCACCGGCCGGGACCTCACCCAGCTTCAGCGGTGGTGCCGCCGGCAGCCACGGCAAGCACGACAGCTACTACAGCGGCGCCGCCAACTGCGTCAAGTGCCACATCGACCACCTCGCCGAAGGGAGCAAATTCGCCCACGCCACCAGCGCCGGCAACCGCGGCCTCATCGTCACCGTCAAAGACCCGGCCAACATCGCCGGCGGCAGCTACAGCGGCGCCGTCAACGACTACCTGCCGAGTCAGACCAATGCCTTCGGCAGCTGCAGCAACCTCTACTGCCACAGCGATGGCACCAAAGCCAGCGGCACCTTCACCGCCAAAACCACCGCCACCTGGGGTGGCAGCGTCACCTGCCAGAGCTGCCACGGCTACGATATCAGTGCCGGCGCCAACGCCATGAGCAGCGGAGTCCATACTCAGCACATCAACAACACCGGCAACGTCGGCCGCGCCATCGCCTGCCAGGAATGCCACGCCGCCACCACCACCAACGGCACCAGCATCAGCACCGTCGCCAACCACGTCGACAAAAACGTCAACGTCAAATTCGATAACCTCTACAACCTCAACACCGACAACCCCACCTACAACGGCAGCAGCACCACCGGCACCGCCGGCGCCGTAAAAGCCCCCGGCAGCGCCGTCGGCAGCTGCTCTAACGTCTACTGCCACAGTAACGGCAACATCAGCGGGACCACCCCCAGCTACAAAACCATTGCCTGGAACGCAGCCGCCATCGGCTGCGACGGCTGCCATGGCGGCAGCGGTGCCTCCTATCCCACCTACGTATCCGGCGCCGCCGGCAGCACCACCGCCAACAGCCACCTCATCCACGTCCAGGGCAAAGGGCTCGCCTGCGACAGCTGCCACACCACCACTGTCAGCGGCTCCACCACCCTCATCAACAACGGCAGCCACCTGAACCGCATCGAAAACGTCGACTTCGCCACCTTCGGCGGCGCCACCGGCACCTACAACGCCAGCAAGCAATGCTCCAACACCTACTGTCACTCAAACGGCGCCAGCGGTGCAGCCCTCGTCACCGCCCAGTGGGGCGGTCAGCTCGACTGCCGCGGCTGCCACGGAGGCGACGCCGCCCATAGCAACGTCATCAACACCAACAAACACCGCATCCACGTCGACCCGAGCGCAGCCGGCTCCATCCTCGGCACCGGCACCGGCTTCCAGTGCGCCGCCTGTCACGTCAAAACCATCAACACCTTCGCCAACAACACCACCATCACCGGTCCGGCACTGCACGTCAACACCCTCAAAGACTACTCCGGCGCGCGCGCCGGCAAAATCATCGCCACTGCCCAATGCGCCAACGTCTACTGCCACAGCTCCGGTGCCAAAGCACCCACCTTCCGGAACATGACCGGCAGCAAACTCTGGACCGGCAGCGGCACCGTCACCTGCAAGAGCTGCCATGGCTACGGCCCCGGTGCCTTCACCTCCAGCCTCGGCGAGCCCAACTACGTAAACGGCGGCATCGGCAGCACCACCGCCAACAACCACGACAAACACGTCTCCGGGGCCGGCCTCACCAACACCACCCAGTGCGCCGCCTGCCACGATCACACCGTCGACGCCGCCGTCGCCAACAAACTCAAGAACTACACCACCCAGCACCTCGACGGCACCCGCGACGTCATCTTCTCCGCCAAGGTCAGTGGCAGCTACACGGCTGCCAGCCAGACCTGCAACAACACCAAATGCCACGGCTCCGGCAACCCGCAGTGGGGCGGCAGCGCCCTGGCCTGCAACGCTTGCCACGGCGCCTCCTTTACCAGCTTCTCCTCCGCCACCAAGAAAGGCGCCCACAAGCAGCACTACGAAACCAACACCTACAGCACCTACGCCCAGGCCCCCGGCAACTACGGCAGCAGCAGCGCCTACCAGTTCGCCTGTGCCAGCTGCCACGCCACGCCGGCCGCCCATGCCGATCTCACCTACCCGACTAGCTATGGTGTCGCCCAGGTCTACTTCGGCTACACCAGCGCCGGCAAAAAGCCGAGCTACAACTACGGCGCCGCCACCGCCGGCACCGACAGCGGCACCTTCACCTGGACCGCCGGCGGCAGCACCAGCTGCAACAACACCTACTGCCACTCTAACGGCCGCGGCGGAGCGGGTGCGACTGCTGTCACCTGGGCAAGCGGGGAAGGCTCGCTCGGGACCCAGTGCGCCGGCTGTCACGGCAACGCCAGCAGCGACACCCTGTCCGGGCGTCACAACAGCCACGTCAACAATGCCGGCTACCTCGGCACCAACTTCGGCTGCGTCGACTGCCACGCCAAGACCGTCAGCGGCAACCTGACGCTCGCCGACAAGCGCCAGCACGTCAACAAATTCCGCGACTACTCCGGCCTGCGCGCCGGCCGCCAGGCGAACTTCAACAGCGCGACCGGCAGCTGCTCCGGCAT includes:
- a CDS encoding CxxxxCH/CxxCH domain-containing protein, with the protein product MCMKNLRSVGWLFILTFVCSFVMQHAVGSDALAAPQYNFTCSSCHSMPPIDATSRDPNTGGFVGSHQTHQPAGAVIENCAVCHNASGYTTSHMNGQISFKKTINGSPKAGATYTSAGLTDAGTYTFKNQTSVPTLGSCTNVNCHFEATTPTWGGTLYSYTSSTVNDCDQCHGMPPAGTSPSFSGGAAGSHGKHDSYYSGAANCVKCHIDHLAEGSKFAHATSAGNRGLIVTVKDPANIAGGSYSGAVNDYLPSQTNAFGSCSNLYCHSDGTKASGTFTAKTTATWGGSVTCQSCHGYDISAGANAMSSGVHTQHINNTGNVGRAIACQECHAATTTNGTSISTVANHVDKNVNVKFDNLYNLNTDNPTYNGSSTTGTAGAVKAPGSAVGSCSNVYCHSNGNISGTTPSYKTIAWNAAAIGCDGCHGGSGASYPTYVSGAAGSTTANSHLIHVQGKGLACDSCHTTTVSGSTTLINNGSHLNRIENVDFATFGGATGTYNASKQCSNTYCHSNGASGAALVTAQWGGQLDCRGCHGGDAAHSNVINTNKHRIHVDPSAAGSILGTGTGFQCAACHVKTINTFANNTTITGPALHVNTLKDYSGARAGKIIATAQCANVYCHSSGAKAPTFRNMTGSKLWTGSGTVTCKSCHGYGPGAFTSSLGEPNYVNGGIGSTTANNHDKHVSGAGLTNTTQCAACHDHTVDAAVANKLKNYTTQHLDGTRDVIFSAKVSGSYTAASQTCNNTKCHGSGNPQWGGSALACNACHGASFTSFSSATKKGAHKQHYETNTYSTYAQAPGNYGSSSAYQFACASCHATPAAHADLTYPTSYGVAQVYFGYTSAGKKPSYNYGAATAGTDSGTFTWTAGGSTSCNNTYCHSNGRGGAGATAVTWASGEGSLGTQCAGCHGNASSDTLSGRHNSHVNNAGYLGTNFGCVDCHAKTVSGNLTLADKRQHVNKFRDYSGLRAGRQANFNSATGSCSGIYCHSDGKGTTVVTPSWTAAAAPLACNACHANTSLSHPKHLALATITCASCHSNTAASSSALAPGTRTHINGTYSVNKIDVRFAAFGGYTGSFRADKTCSNTYCHGASPSPAWGTTNLACNACHANQGAGTQTAAYTVPHLKHTNVAGYKFACDNCHTVKSATNTTHAGGQVSANQFAQVVFNTGAFSTWSTTTYGGDTANRVRFRAMNQNPYGASATPVYVAGGTSVGADNGFSWTAGTCSNVWCHSNAAPVGGTNTYQASLTWSGTLGCTACHGGSSGTGGTGLSAVHGKHISGGAGQFSYTCDKCHVNTVAAGTSSSLNASSGLQYHLNAAKDVNFDTFNPGSTYTAASYTCSTNYCHSNGKGVYASPQWNTASTGACGTCHATTPAIGGSLISSNAHFEHFSTSYGPKLTAATVAGCQQCHTYTGENAVTHVDKAIEAPLATCTTNCHKQMASIQWNNSRVACESCHTGALSVINGVTAPDKSPFATWGHGKISFGLPGKACSDCHNPDSRHISGVLGDTNRTIAGLGDGTTNVACTYCHNDPTKVTNARFRNMSTHSSSYPDGPQDMACRECHDPHGATNNLSMIRGSINFINTTTWVITYTNRDTGWINTTSNRGLCQVCHTKTKYYRAGRAESSHPTTNCYSCHTHNAQGGAFRASGACDSCHGYPPVPRNIAGLTFGTMGNYSSARFEDYSGGGGAHTVAAHVPPTVKATDGWSSTCTSCHFGGESTHKRIIPVRSNVANISVQPKPSYKRFNPAILNVYTGAKRLNPPANETGTCYNISCHFQKSPKWSNIK
- a CDS encoding CxxxxCH/CxxCH domain-containing protein gives rise to the protein MLFQERAMNNTAARNLIIAVAILVLLPCIAYADHVGQYTGGVCGDCHTAHKTLGGMWQNNICLSCHRLGRTDRYADQPQITPFSPLDMAVAEGPSKGTVEARKTKSSHNWEASDDNPRAGAQPPTNTVLNSGKHTSTQYIYIGNLYCSRCHSVHEITQRPFLAVSNANDALCVDCHKPRNVTSHTYGSHPVNVDYATIATQYPSEYNNPPINSNPLNASSAMKLSQNKVQCTTCHGVHFADSNSRTFDNWTSAIFNGLSSSKGFLLRTDLNGQTSADRNICTNCHRTTDENGITNSNPNAKVKNHNGKKQQNIQCADCHGGHVDEADGSTPNLFLVRRYMNVSSASGRTPMVAYTSATNKNWNKNRFGVCVACHPTLPPTVSQHTSTDANVCVTCHTHKQGFSADCTTCHGFPPKENVVGGPYGYGDGYQNLAGYVDESLSPHMSHAGGTVASQYSAFVCDQCHKGNNHNSIPNLTFQDVFVDKTGIIAGGSATYNATTRECSNVYCHSNGAPTGGALVYQPVTWANNKGSIIDQPGRCGSCHSATPATNAHTKHLSYSYGCQNCHATTAATNTTLVPAARLTGGAHVNSVKDVQFSGTIGSSILSGSNCSAVYCHSNGKGVYSASPVWTDPTTGQCGTCHTTDTIATGAHQAHLATVYGPVLNNSGAPTSCNSCHTYPTQHVDGTVQAPPVVNCTASCHKNGLGVATWLTGRTGVTCESCHSGNLSVIYNITAPDKGMAATTGHGKPTGANKACTECHDNTSAHIGSDPASHTNRLVANLTGPLNTECNYCHNNLARVNNKTQFLNMSTHFKVKGGTQEMECWQCHELHGTSNLSMIKSSIAYLNTTTWTITYTNRDNGWVNLDTNRGLCQVCHTHTKYYRAGVAETGHPISNCYNCHPHNAKGGAFAPSGACDACHGYPPVPKSAVRGPYDPALYKATFGTFNNYTNARFEDYSGGGGAHLNHVPTYAKATEGWSNCAICHTGGDANNSSYHVTRMPIRNYISNVTIKIDQRVNFNNSLQIIYSGARLVNPPLVNSTGSCINVGCHFQPTPRWSKDR